A window of Gorilla gorilla gorilla isolate KB3781 chromosome 5, NHGRI_mGorGor1-v2.1_pri, whole genome shotgun sequence genomic DNA:
tttttaaaatctggaatagctccctttttgtttttttctttctatgtcaGAGACATTTTTGAAGTATTTATGTCACCTTTACAGAATGTTCATCAATTGGCTTTTGTTAGATTGTTTCCTCAAATTTGACAGTTTTAAAGAAACACTGCATCCATGATACTGTCTGAACCAGTGCATCACATCAAGACACATGATTGACACAATAATGCTGTGTGCCACTCGCTGCATCACAGCAGGACACACGAGGCACATATCTGCTGCTGTGCACTCCTCAGTGAATATTGCAGGACgtgtgggtggggccaggtgtTGTCAAGGTCCCGGCAGGTCGCTCTGCCCTCTAGACACAATGGCTGGATGGGCGGTGGACACCTGCTCTGCGGAGCCTGGGCAGCAGCTGAAGATGATGTGGGGAGGGGCTGCTCAGCTGGGGCTGGAAGGTGAGGAGGACAGGGCTGGGCTGGCCGCCTTGTGGAGATAGCAGGACTTGAGGGAAAGTCAGGCCAGGGATGCAAACCAAAGCCTGAGGAGAAACTGCAGCGCCGTTTATGGCCTCAGCTCCCTTTCTGAGACCCCGTTGATGTGAGTGCTTTCAACAAGCCCTCCAGGGAATCTCTGCTGCTTGCAACCAAAAAGTAGTGACCACTGGAAGAGCCAGCCCCTGCGAGAGGACAGAGGCATGGCCGCCATCAAGAGGCAGGCAAACCCCAGAGAAGGAGGCCACGGACTTGGCAGTGGACGACCGGTGTGCGATCTCAGTGCCACAGGTTACTGGTTTTCTGGCAAGATGTGTACCTGCTGACAGCATGGCTTCCTCGTCTGCAGAGTGTGACAGTGACATTCCCTGCCTCATTAGACAGACGTTAGGATACAGTGAGGCGCGGTGCTCAGCCCCATTCTGGCACGTAGCATCGATAAACACCAGCTCTTACCGGATCGTTCCCTTATGCTGGGAGGAAAGAAACGATTTGGATTTCCTCTGTCTACAAGTCCAGCTATCTGCATGTGTGTTCAGAGGACGTTCTCGTATCTCAGGAGTGAAACCAAAGCATCCTGTACatctttcccccacccccactcataGCCTCGGATTCTCTGCACAGCTTTAGTAAAGGCGCTGATGGGGAATCGGATGCCTGACCCCGAGTCCTCACTCTGTGGCTCGAGCTTAGGATAACTTCAGGTTCAGCTGAGGCCTCTGAACTGTAACTCCGCCCCGTGGCCGCATGCGTCGGAACTCCTACCTGCCCTTTGCCCTTCTCGAGGCCGATGCTTGACTGGAGGAGGGCTGGCAGCAGAAATGCAGCTGACCGGGTTGCGTTTTCGTACGGCTGACTAAAGGGGATACCGGTGGAGACTCATTTCTCGTTTTATTTTTCAACGATTTGGCGGAGAAGCTCCTCTTGTGAATGGACTTTGGATTTCTCGGAGCTGCGCTGCGGGTCCCACAGTGTGGCTTTCGGCCCGTGCTGTGCTGGCGCTTGCACTTCCTCTGGCGGGGCACGGGGTGGCGCTCCCGGGTAAAGCAGCGGCCAGCGGGAGCCCTGAGTGAGGCGCTGCCTCTCCCGCTGAAGCGGGTTCCAAGGCCACCGTGAGGGGGACCATCCATCCAGGTAAAACGTGTTCTTTCCTTGTTCCTTTGCGAATCGACGGGGATCAGGCTTCCCCAGGTGGTGAAGTGAGGAACAGGGACCGCGGGGCTCGCCTGACCAGTGGGGTCTCCATCCTTGTCCGTGCTGACAAAAGACAAGAACAGACATCGCCTGAAATCTTCCCGCCTCCGTGAGGGAAGCCTGCGTCTGGGAACGCGCTGCAGGGAAGTGATCCCTGAGTGAGGAAGGAGGTGCCGGGGCATCATTAATCAGACCTCGGGAGGCAATGCCGGGAAGGTTCTTTGTTTAAAGAAACACTCACGTTTAAAGAGCACTTGGTGCGGACTTGCTGTGGCCATCGCCCTCAACAGCTCATCTTTAGGAGGTGCAGGCTGAATTCACGCCTCTGGGTCGTCCATGTCTGCCCGCCGCGCAGAGGAGACAGCGAGAGGCCTTCCCACCGCACGGCTTTTACGGGAAGCTCTTCACATTGGCTAGAGGGGTGTGGTTTGGTTTATAGCCGCACCAAGTAATTTTAATAGAACTCAATAACTGTGTTGCCTTGCAGGCTCCGAGTGCTACAGGCAGACCCGAGTCCGAGTCTTCCTACGGTTCATTGTCGCCCTCTGGATTTCCTAGGGACTCCAGATACGATGGCATCAATGTCAGTTAACTTGGCACTTCTTAAAATAGATCTATGATCAAATCTTAAGTTTTTCCGAATAAGACTCTGGATGAATGCAGGAAGGTCATTTGATTACTTTAAAATAAGAGGATTTtctgttaaaatattgaaaaagccAGTCATAAAACTAAGCTCTGTACCAATGAATATAGTTCATGAAGCCAGCAGCACAGgcttattattataaatatcaaACACCACCATTATGAGTAAGCTCAtttattttcaaagcactttGCGATCATTAATTGTTCACGTCTGTGAATACCCCCTGAGAGACAGTATTATTAACTgcatttgaaaggaagaaaactaaggcacagaaaaCCCGTAATTCATTGTCCTGAGGGGAAAAGGAGACACCAGGAACACGGCTGTCCTTTCGCTGCGTCTTCTCTTTGGTAGAGATCCAGGGACATCTGGAACATCCACCCTCTTTCTCCCACTCACGGCCATGCCACCACCTAGCACCGCACTGACATTTCCTCTCAATCTCAGGATAATCACATCGATGTAACACTTGGCAGGTTTGTTATCTCAATGTCTATTATCTCAAAAATTAATCCTAATAGAAACCTTAGAAAGAGGCAATATTAGCCCCATTTCATAGGAAAATGAAGGATCAGTGCAAAAGTGACAGGTCTGTCACTGGCAGTGCAGGGCAGGGCCATTGTGGTGAGTCAggcctcagctgcaggtctgagTTTATGCCATTGCCCCCATCTGTGGGGTCTAGGAGGCTGTTGTCTAAGCAGAAGGCATGACCCATCAGGGGCCATGGGTGGTGGGCACAGAACTGAGTCATCTGACTGCCTTCCCACCCACCTGTATGTGTTCTTTGTTTTATAAGTCCTGTGAGGGTAGTTTAGGACCTTGTCCCTTCCCACAGCATAGCACAGAAAATTGGGCAAGTCCAGACCATGACTAAATCCACTTTAAAAAACCCACCCCCCTGAGACCGGCggattctctccctccccacttgAGATATGATGTTGCCTTAAATGGTCCAGCAGTTGCGGAGCCTCAGGGGGCCTCTCTGCCTTAGTTGGTGCATTCCAGTGCTGCTCGGTCTATATTTCCAGATCTtgcttttatccttttattttctagAGTAATTGATAATTCCAATCTATCTGGCCTGCAtgagatttataaaataaattgacataatagaaaataaatattttatggagcCACCACTGTGTGCAAGACAttctgctggggaggctgaagggTCCCACAGCTTCTAAGGACCGGTCCCTGGCCTAATGGAGTTCACAACAGATTGAGAAAGGAGGAGGGACACCGCTGACACAGCCCACGCTGCCCAGTGCCGGGTGCAGGAGAGGCAGTGGATGCAGGGGATTGTGGGCAGGGTGTGCTGGGCCTGGGCCCTGGCTCCCTTTGGGAGCCTCATGGCCGCTCTGCTGTCTTCCTCCGTGCATGGCCTGGGCCGCATTGTGTGCTGTGGAGTTGTTGGATCAGACCTGGATGCTGCAACCCaagaagagagaggaggacaGAGCCCAGGAGAAGAACAGCACTCGGCAGCCTGACCCCTAAAAACCAAACACAACAGAAACCAAGCCAATGGCGATGGTTGAGAAGAACCAAGCCAGCGTGTAGGGGAGGCTAGGGTGGCACCCTGGGCATCCAGGGTGGAGGGACTCGAGGAAAGGAATGACCGGAAACACAGATGGGGAGGCCCAGAAGGCCGGGGGCTCAGGCTGAACTGTATTGGGGTTCCCAAGGGGCTGACGGGGAAGTGAATTGTCAGAGGTGGTCAGAGCCACAGATTCGTGGGGAACATGTACTGTGGCTCAGGATGGAGAAAAGGTGGGCTGAGGTTGGGACGGTCGGTGCAGGTGGGTGCACGAAGGCGTCTGGAGGAGGAGAAGCTTTACAGCCGATGTCCTGGAGGGGCCGCAGACAGGAGGCACCAGGTGCTGGAAACCCCAAGCTGTTCCTTTTCATCGACGAAGAGGGGAGTGGGAAACGTAGGGCGAATTTCAGAGTCTACTGTAAAGAGGAAGGATTTACCTGCCACAGTGTTGCTGGGTGATCTGGGCAAAGCTAGGGGAGCTGGTTTATGAGGAGTGAAGAGatagggtggggagggggagatcTGGACCTGGGCTTGGGAAATGTGAGGGGATCCAACTGCGAGAGACCAGAGGCCTCAGGACAGTGGAGCCCAGTTCTTTTCTCTGCAAATAAATCTCAGTTTTCCACATCTCAACATGTGAGGCAGCTCACCCTagtttcttgttctttctctaaGAGGGTTTGGCCTTCCATTGCCTATAAATGGGAGAAAAGCTAATGGGGCTCACGTCCATGGAGGGGAGTTCAGGATGAGGCTGGTGGTTCAGGCATCCTGTGAGCCCAAGTGGAGGCCACTGGCCTTGTGGTGCTTACAGAGACATGCGGCAGCTGTGATCCACATTGAGGGTGAGAAACAAGTGTGAGGCTGCAGACACCTGAGAGGCACTGTGGGGGCAGCACCCCGCAGGCAGAGGCAAACGGTGGGCGCGCAGTTTCCCTTCCCATCTGGTGTCCGCTGGTGGCTGGCAACCCCATGCCGAGACCTTTGGTGCCTGCGCTGTCCCCACCCCCTTTTACCCAGGGCCCCTGATGTGCTCGGCTCTGCCCGGCATGAATCCCAACAACTCTCCCTGCCTCCTGCTTGTGCGAAATGTGCAAACGTGAACTTGCCCAGTACTGAAGAGCTCAGGACCTTGAGTTCCAAGAGCCGGGGAGAAACACTTTGTTGTTCTTTAGACCCAACAAGCCAAATCTGTTAACGCCAAGCCTTCATTCCTGAGACCACCCTCCCTTTTGATGGTCCTAAGGTGCTGCCACCTAATTTCATGACTTTTGCCACTGAAAAAGCTTCCCAAATTCGTACTGAGGCCACGCCTTTCAGAGGGGATGCACGAAGGAGGGCGGTTCATCGGAAGTGAATCTGAGATTAAACCCACGTATCTTAGCTCCCCAGTGCTCCCCTTCATCATTTCTAGAACATACGTAATAGCATGTCCTGGTCTTCTTGGTGGTCTCCTTAGCGATATAGGGGAAGGGCAGTTTTCATATCAACTTTCTTTATGTTACCATGAATTAGCTGCTTGCTGAATAAACTTCTCAGACAAAAATCCCACACTTCCCGAGTATTCGCCCTTCCACACCACAGTCACTTGCTCTAGTGTTTGCACACAGTTACATTATTATCAAAACTGCAGTTCAACTAAATGCTCCAAGTGCAGGTGAAGGTCTGTCCTCAAGGTGCTGGTTGAAGCAGGTGACTGGAACAGTTCCAGGTCCCTGCTGTTCTGGGGTGTCAGCATCAGCTCCGTtcaggggtgacagacagcaagGCCCCAGCCGGGAGAGGCCAAGGGGACGGGAGTGAGAGGGAGAGCTCAGAGGCGGGGCAGGAGCCTTAGGATGGGGGACGCCAGGGCCTTGGCAGGCGGCCACCCCAGGACCAGGCAGGCTCCCCAAGCCAGGGGTTCTTTCCCTCCCAAGAGCAGGACTGAAAGGAGGCTCAGGAGTAAGGGGCAAGGGCGGATGGTGGCAGGTGCAGGGGGTGAAGGGGCCCCGCCTGGGATAAGATGGCAATGGAGCTCAAGGAAATAGAAGCGGCTATGTTGCCACAGTGGCCACAGTG
This region includes:
- the LOC101152894 gene encoding putative uncharacterized protein encoded by LINC00242 → MMPRHLLPHSGITSLQRVPRRRLPSRRREDFRRCLFLSFVSTDKDGDPTGQASPAVPVPHFTTWGSLIPVDSQRNKERTRFTWMDGPPHGGLGTRFSGRGSASLRAPAGRCFTRERHPVPRQRKCKRQHSTGRKPHCGTRSAAPRNPKSIHKRSFSAKSLKNKTRNESPPVSPLVSRTKTQPGQLHFCCQPSSSQASASRRAKGR